In Clupea harengus chromosome 1, Ch_v2.0.2, whole genome shotgun sequence, one DNA window encodes the following:
- the LOC105898547 gene encoding UDP-glucuronosyltransferase 2B17-like isoform X2, whose product MHHIILTALLLSVTLSVSSGGKVLVFPLDGSHWVNMKVLVEELHSRGHSITLVRASDSWYIKEESPHYSTITIPNAGTFVQEFFGTFGKRMLNIRKEKKFSWTHLMLQFEVINMISEMNRQMCEMMAMMFQDKDADIWLMRNDFTFEFPRPTMPNVVYMSGFQCKPARPLPVDLEEFVQSSGEHGVIIMSLGTVFAELPSHITEEIAAAFAQLPQKVIWRHTGAKPSTLGNNTLLVNWMPQNDLLGHPKTKVFVAHGGTNGVQEAIYHGIPIVGLPIVFDQPDNLSRMVARGTAKVLDIATLDRAVFVETLRAVLYEPSYRENMQRLSRIHHDQPMKPLDRAIFWIEFVMRNGGAPHLRTQSFRMSWVAYHSIDVILTLLMALLLSVIIIFLAIKKCFSVLFKKKVKSD is encoded by the exons ATGCATCACATCATCTTGACAGCTTTGCTGCTGTCAGTCACTCTGTCTGTGAGCTCTGGAGGTAAAGTGCTGGTGTTCCCGTTAGATGGCAGCCACTGGGTGAACATGAAGGTCCTCGTTGAGGAGCTGCACTCCCGAGGCCACAGCATTACTCTAGTGAGAGCCTCAGACAGCTGGTACATTAAAGAGGAGTCTCCCCATTACAGTACCATCACCATCCCGAATGCTGGAACCTTTGTTCAGGAGTTCTTTGGCACCTTTGGcaaaagaatgctgaatatACGGAAAGAGAAAAAGTTCTCCTGGACTCACTTGATGCTTCAGTTTGAAGTAATTAACATGATCTCAGAGATGAATCGGCAAATGTGTGAGATGATGGCAATGATGTTTCAAGACAAG GATGCTGATATCTGGCTCATGAGGAATGACTTCACCTTTGAGTTTCCACGCCCAACCATGCCTAATGTGGTCTATATGAGTGGGTTCCAATGCAAGCCTGCTAGACCACTTCCTGTTGACCTGGAAGAGTTTGTCCAAAGTTCAGGGGAGCATGGGGTCATCATCATGTCCCTGGGAACTGTGTTTGCAGAGCTCCCTAGTCACATCACTGAGGAGATTGCGGCGGCTTTTGCTCAGCTTCCCCAAAAGGTAATCTGGAGACATACAGGGGCCAAGCCATCGACTCTTGGCAACAACACCTTGCTGGTGAACTGGATGCCCCAAAATGACCTGCTAGGTCACCCAAAGACTAAAGTGTTTGTAGCCCATGGGGGCACCAATGGTGTCCAAGAGGCAATCTACCATGGCATCCCGATAGTTGGTCTACCCATAGTGTTCGATCAGCCTGATAATCTGTCCAGAATGGTGGCAAGAGGAACCGCTAAGGTATTGGACATTGCCACTCTGGACAGAGCAGTCTTTGTGGAGACGTTAAGGGCAGTGCTGTATGAGCCATcctacagggagaacatgcagagGCTCTCCAGGATCCACCATGACCAGCCCATGAAACCTCTGGACCGCGCCATTTTCTGGATAGAGTTCGTCATGAGGAATGGAGGCGCCCCTCACCTGCGCACACAGTCCTTCAGGATGTCCTGGGTGGCCTATCATTCTATAGACGTCATACTGACTCTGCTGATGGCTTTGCTGCTCTCAGTGATAATTATATTCCTGGCTataaaaaaatgcttttcagttttattCAAAAAGAAAGTCAAATCTGATTAA
- the LOC105898547 gene encoding UDP-glucuronosyltransferase 2A1-like isoform X1 — MHHIILTALLLSVTLSVSSGGKVLVFPLDGSHWVNMKVLVEELHSRGHSITLVRASDSWYIKEESPHYSTITIPNAGTFVQEFFGTFGKRMLNIRKEKKFSWTHLMLQFEVINMISEMNRQMCEMMAMMFQDKVLMKSLTDAKFDVVLTDPAVGGGVLLARRLNLPLVLNVRWTVHGEAHYAIAPSPLSYVPYPGAELTDKMTFSQRVQNMLTYAFGFFQWQMVVAPHYTAFCKCFFGPDVDYFSLFQDADIWLMRNDFTFEFPRPTMPNVVYMSGFQCKPARPLPVDLEEFVQSSGEHGVIIMSLGTVFAELPSHITEEIAAAFAQLPQKVIWRHTGAKPSTLGNNTLLVNWMPQNDLLGHPKTKVFVAHGGTNGVQEAIYHGIPIVGLPIVFDQPDNLSRMVARGTAKVLDIATLDRAVFVETLRAVLYEPSYRENMQRLSRIHHDQPMKPLDRAIFWIEFVMRNGGAPHLRTQSFRMSWVAYHSIDVILTLLMALLLSVIIIFLAIKKCFSVLFKKKVKSD; from the coding sequence ATGCATCACATCATCTTGACAGCTTTGCTGCTGTCAGTCACTCTGTCTGTGAGCTCTGGAGGTAAAGTGCTGGTGTTCCCGTTAGATGGCAGCCACTGGGTGAACATGAAGGTCCTCGTTGAGGAGCTGCACTCCCGAGGCCACAGCATTACTCTAGTGAGAGCCTCAGACAGCTGGTACATTAAAGAGGAGTCTCCCCATTACAGTACCATCACCATCCCGAATGCTGGAACCTTTGTTCAGGAGTTCTTTGGCACCTTTGGcaaaagaatgctgaatatACGGAAAGAGAAAAAGTTCTCCTGGACTCACTTGATGCTTCAGTTTGAAGTAATTAACATGATCTCAGAGATGAATCGGCAAATGTGTGAGATGATGGCAATGATGTTTCAAGACAAGGTACTCATGAAATCGCTCACAGATGCCAAGTTTGACGTTGTCCTAACAGATCCAGCAGTTGGTGGTGGAGTGCTCTTAGCTCGACGTCTCAATCTTCCATTAGTGTTAAACGTGAGGTGGACTGTCCATGGAGAGGCCCACTATGCCAtcgctccctcccctctctcctatGTCCCCTACCCAGGAGCTGAGCTGACAGACAAGATGACCTTCTCTCAGAGGGTTCAGAACATGCTGACATATGCCTTTGGTTTTTTTCAGTGGCAAATGGTTGTTGCTCCCCACTACACAGCTTTCTGCAAATGTTTCTTTGGCCCTGATGTTGACTACTTCTCCTTGTTCCAGGATGCTGATATCTGGCTCATGAGGAATGACTTCACCTTTGAGTTTCCACGCCCAACCATGCCTAATGTGGTCTATATGAGTGGGTTCCAATGCAAGCCTGCTAGACCACTTCCTGTTGACCTGGAAGAGTTTGTCCAAAGTTCAGGGGAGCATGGGGTCATCATCATGTCCCTGGGAACTGTGTTTGCAGAGCTCCCTAGTCACATCACTGAGGAGATTGCGGCGGCTTTTGCTCAGCTTCCCCAAAAGGTAATCTGGAGACATACAGGGGCCAAGCCATCGACTCTTGGCAACAACACCTTGCTGGTGAACTGGATGCCCCAAAATGACCTGCTAGGTCACCCAAAGACTAAAGTGTTTGTAGCCCATGGGGGCACCAATGGTGTCCAAGAGGCAATCTACCATGGCATCCCGATAGTTGGTCTACCCATAGTGTTCGATCAGCCTGATAATCTGTCCAGAATGGTGGCAAGAGGAACCGCTAAGGTATTGGACATTGCCACTCTGGACAGAGCAGTCTTTGTGGAGACGTTAAGGGCAGTGCTGTATGAGCCATcctacagggagaacatgcagagGCTCTCCAGGATCCACCATGACCAGCCCATGAAACCTCTGGACCGCGCCATTTTCTGGATAGAGTTCGTCATGAGGAATGGAGGCGCCCCTCACCTGCGCACACAGTCCTTCAGGATGTCCTGGGTGGCCTATCATTCTATAGACGTCATACTGACTCTGCTGATGGCTTTGCTGCTCTCAGTGATAATTATATTCCTGGCTataaaaaaatgcttttcagttttattCAAAAAGAAAGTCAAATCTGATTAA